The proteins below are encoded in one region of Apium graveolens cultivar Ventura chromosome 4, ASM990537v1, whole genome shotgun sequence:
- the LOC141718947 gene encoding uncharacterized protein LOC141718947 translates to MKCPCRKCAERYWHRQKTIYDHLIFSGPSELHEEWIYEVSKMKLEVTDDFMDCETGMEFQDNLGAMFDCTGKKFQNLGDGEEKPNVEAKKFYQHVKEGKQPLYPGCTKYSRLSFMIKLYHLKRIHGISESAFGELLSLMKDAFPNAHLPLSFNAAKSVIRDLGLDYQKIHACPNSCMLYWAENKDKDVCDTCGVSRWIIQEKKGIPDNNDPPKLIRKVPANVLRYFPLRPRLQRLFMCKEFSEIMRWHAVGRKEDGKLRHPADAKAWKSMDACYPDFSSEIRNVRLGVAADGFNPFRSMNLSHSTWPIVLVNYNLPPWLCMKQENLILSTLISGPESPKNNIDVYMQPLIVELKSLWNIGVEVYYALTDENFQLRASVLWTISDFPGYAMFSGWSTKGKLACPVCNYETSSNYLKHSKKMCYMNHRKFLDSTHKWRLDKRIFNGEVEIGTNPQILSGTDIDELLSGFENQFGVKRKKKGKSDSSFKKKSLFFDLPYWCHNPLHHNLDPMHIEKNICDNILGTLLNIGGKTKDHVNARKDLQELGIRKPLHPVDCGDGKHLQIRAAIFDMTNKEKE, encoded by the coding sequence ATGAAGTGCCCTTGTAGAAAATGCGCAGAACGTTACTGGCATCGTCAAAAGACCATATATGATCATCTTATTTTCTCTGGTCCTTCTGAGTTGCATGAAGAATGGATTTATGAGGTCTCAAAGATGAAATTAGAAGTTACCGATGACTTTATGGATTGTGAAACGGGAATGGAATTTCAAGATAATTTAGGTGCAATGTTCGATTGTACGGGTAAGAAGTTTCAAAATCTAGGAGACGGAGAAGAAAAACCTAATGTAGAAGCTAAAAAATTCTACCAGCATGTTAAAGAAGGAAAACAGCCGTTATATCCTGGATGCACTAAATATTCTCGATTAAGTTTCATGATCAAACTTTACCATTTAAAGCGTATTCATGGAATTAGCGAATCTGCATTTGGGGAATTACTAAGCCTGATGAAAGATGCTTTTCCTAATGCCCACCTGCCTTTATCCTTTAATGCTGCAAAAAGTGTTATAAGGGATTTAGGTCTCGATTACCAGAAAATACATGCATGTCCAAACAGTTGCATGCTATATTGggcagaaaataaagataaagATGTTTGCGACACTTGCGGTGTTTCGAGGTGGATTATACAAGAGAAGAAAGGCATTCCTGATAACAATGATCCCCCAAAATTGATTCGTAAGGTGCCAGCAAATGTATTGAGGTACTTTCCACTACGACCAAGGTTACAAAGGTTGTTTATGTGCAAGGAATTCTCTGAAATTATGAGATGGCATGCAGTGGGAAGAAAAGAAGATGGAAAACTAAGACATCCGGCTGATGCTAAGGCATGGAAGTCAATGGATGCATGTTATCCTGATTTTTCATCAGAAATTCGGAATGTTAGGTTAGGTGTCGCAGCGGATGGATTTAACCCATTTCGGTCTATGAATTTAAGTCATAGTACATGGCCAATAGTGTTGGTAAACTACAACCTTCCACCCTGGTTATGTATGAAACAAGAAAATCTTATTCTTTCAACATTAATATCTGGTCCAGAATCTCCCAAGAACAATATCGACGTATATATGCAGCCCTTAATCGTGGAATTGAAATCATTATGGAATATCGGCGTTGAAGTCTACTATGCCTTGACTGATGAGAATTTTCAATTACGTGCAAGTGTGTTATGGACAATCAGCGACTTTCCAGGATATGCTATGTTTTCAGGTTGGAGCACAAAGGGGAAACTAGCATGTCCTGTATGTAACTATGAGACTTCATCAAATTACTTGAAACATAGCAAAAAAATGTGTTATATGAACCATCGAAAGTTTCTTGATTCTACGCACAAGTGGAGGCTAGATAAAAGGATATTTAACGGAGAAGTTGAAATAGGGACCAATCCACAAATATTATCGGGCACAGATATTGATGAATTATTGTCGGGGTTTGAAAACCAGTTTGGGGTTAAGAGAAAGAAAAAGGGTAAAAGTGATTCCTCTTTTAAAAAGAAGTCATTATTTTTTGACTTGCCATATTGGTGTCATAATCCGCTTCATCATAATCTGGATCCTATGCATATAGAGAAGAACATATGCGACAATATATTAGGTACTTTACTTAATATTGGGGGAAAAACAAAGGATCACGTAAATGCTCGAAAGGATTTGCAAGAGTTGGGAATCAGAAAACCCCTTCATCCTGTTGACTGTGGCGATGGGAAGCATCTTCAAATAAGAGCAGCAATATTTGACATGACAAATAAGGAGAAAGAATAA
- the LOC141718948 gene encoding uncharacterized protein LOC141718948, with protein sequence MSAMWDPHGDKLLWQMANAIPRSLVLQAAKYVIPDEGYKWVMHTINESWKQFKCHVKTKYYKKYETDEERLERRPETVPLEDFKMLLRYWGDEAVQSLADDNVAHRNTITETHTMGPRTHAQAKEKLKKLDPNIVEPVDAEIYLETYKRKPGRKYKTDVEEHKTKYMKIKALVDSGNIVEANAMVSGGKKHGRTWLVGRQGQKSVETSTLAGKDNYVQEMTLKIRQELEADLEAKVNLKVKENMSWLMQKLGEANPGLKLDVGDFCATLSSDQDDNGTPMTTGGTDV encoded by the exons ATGTCAGCAATGTGGGACCCACATGGCGACAAATTACTGTGGCAGATGGCTAATGCAATACCACGATCTCTAGTGTTGCAAGCT GCTAAGTATGTTATTCCGGATGAGGGGTACAAGTGGGTCATGCATACGATAAATGAGTCTTGGAAGCAGTTCAAGTGCCATGTGAAAACAAAGTATTATAAAAAGTATGAAACTGATGAGGAAAGACTTGAGAGAAGACCTGAAACAGTTCCGCTTGAGGATTTTAAAATGCTTTTGAGGTATTGGGGTGATGAGGCGGTTCAG TCCCTAGCCGACGATAATGTGGCGCATCGAAATACAATAACTGAGACACATACCATGGGTCCTAGAACTCATGCACAAGCTAAAGAAAAACTA AAAAAACTGGACCCAAATATTGTCGAGCCAGTTGATGCTGAAATTTATCTGGAAACCTATAAGCGGAAACCGGGCCGAAAGTACAAAACAGATGTGGAGGAACATAAAACCAAATAT ATGAAGATAAAGGCACTGGTAGATTCAGGAAATATTGTCGAGGCAAATGCAATGGTCTCTGGTGGAAAGAAGCATGGGAGGACCTGGCTTGTGGGAAGGCAAGGTCAAAAGTCTGTAGAAACTTCCACCCTTGCTGGAAAAGACAATTATGTGCAAGAGATGACCTTAAAAATCAGGCAGGAACTTGAGGCTGATTTGGAAGCCAAGGTCAACTTAAAAGTGAAGGAGAACATGTCATGGTTAATGCAAAAGCTTGGGGAAGCTAATCCAGGTCTTAAACTTGATGTTGGAGACTTTTGCGCAACCTTATCAAGTGATCAAGATGACAACGGTACTCCAATGACTACAGGTGGCACCGATGTTTAA